In uncultured Ilyobacter sp., a genomic segment contains:
- a CDS encoding zinc ribbon domain-containing protein YjdM, which yields MMDLPNCPKCNSEYTYEDGSVFVCPECAYEWTLEMESESKEDENIIKDSNGTILNDGDSVTVIKDLKVKGSSLVVKIGTKVKNIRLVEGDHDIACKIDGIGSMNLKSEFVKKL from the coding sequence ATGATGGATTTACCAAATTGCCCAAAATGTAACTCAGAATATACATATGAGGACGGAAGTGTCTTTGTATGTCCAGAGTGTGCCTATGAGTGGACTTTAGAAATGGAAAGCGAAAGCAAGGAAGATGAAAACATTATAAAAGATTCGAACGGAACAATATTAAATGACGGAGATTCTGTGACAGTAATAAAAGACCTTAAGGTAAAGGGAAGCTCCCTGGTAGTAAAAATAGGTACAAAGGTAAAAAATATAAGATTGGTAGAAGGGGATCATGATATCGCATGTAAGATAGACGGTATCGGGTCTATGAATTTAAAATCTGAGTTTGTAAAAAAATTATAG
- a CDS encoding transporter substrate-binding domain-containing protein produces the protein MKKVLLVIMIMVLSAVSYAEGRVEKILENKKIRVGTTGDYKPFTYYNGKEYEGYDIEVAKYIASEIGVEVEFVSTTWKNLITDLEKDKFDIAMGGITRRTNRKLKAEISRPYLVFGKCPIVRKVDEKKYKSLEDIDKPGVKVGVNIGGTNEKFAEKNIKSAKIIKYEKNLDVPMAVLKGEVDVMISETPEAIHYANEYKELASPMTENPMTKSQLGYLIPKGEYDMLNLINFILDEMELKGIMDELKAKEIR, from the coding sequence ATGAAAAAAGTTTTACTTGTAATTATGATTATGGTGCTTTCTGCAGTATCTTATGCAGAGGGAAGAGTTGAAAAGATTTTGGAGAATAAAAAGATAAGGGTTGGTACTACGGGTGATTACAAGCCTTTTACTTATTATAATGGCAAGGAATACGAGGGCTATGACATTGAGGTGGCAAAATATATAGCCTCTGAAATAGGTGTAGAAGTTGAATTTGTTTCAACTACCTGGAAAAATCTTATAACAGATTTGGAAAAAGATAAGTTTGATATCGCCATGGGAGGAATAACTAGAAGAACAAACAGAAAGCTGAAAGCCGAGATATCTAGACCTTACCTAGTCTTTGGGAAGTGCCCTATAGTGAGGAAGGTAGACGAGAAAAAATACAAATCTCTTGAGGATATAGATAAGCCAGGGGTAAAAGTAGGAGTGAATATAGGGGGAACCAATGAAAAGTTTGCCGAAAAAAATATAAAGTCGGCTAAGATAATAAAATATGAAAAAAATCTTGATGTACCTATGGCAGTCCTAAAGGGAGAGGTAGATGTGATGATATCAGAGACTCCTGAAGCGATACACTATGCAAATGAATACAAGGAACTGGCATCTCCTATGACAGAAAACCCAATGACTAAAAGTCAGCTTGGATACCTTATCCCAAAGGGAGAGTACGATATGCTGAACTTGATAAATTTCATACTTGATGAGATGGAATTAAAAGGAATAATGGATGAACTAAAGGCAAAAGAGATCAGATAA
- a CDS encoding class I SAM-dependent methyltransferase, whose product MLFKKNSKSHWDKIYSTYNIEQLGWYEKDSRESLKLINKTNIKSNILDVGCGKTTLIRSLLEKGCENIIGVDLSERAINDLKLDLEEYSDKIDIFQCDILKLNLDEKVDIWHDRAVLHFLNSKKEEEKYFSQLKRYLNHKGYFILATFSKSNKNKCTGLKVRTWDENEVLERLGKSFSLIEAHDYMYTMPSKDLREFRYMMFRREE is encoded by the coding sequence ATGTTATTTAAAAAGAATTCTAAATCTCACTGGGATAAAATTTATTCAACTTATAATATAGAACAACTGGGATGGTATGAAAAGGATTCTAGAGAATCTCTGAAACTTATAAATAAAACAAATATAAAAAGTAATATTCTAGATGTAGGATGTGGGAAAACAACTCTTATAAGGTCACTTCTTGAAAAGGGGTGTGAAAATATTATAGGGGTTGATCTGAGTGAGCGGGCAATAAATGATTTAAAATTGGACTTAGAAGAATACAGTGATAAAATTGATATTTTTCAGTGTGATATATTAAAGTTAAATTTGGATGAAAAGGTGGATATCTGGCATGACAGAGCTGTGCTGCATTTTCTGAACTCTAAAAAAGAAGAGGAGAAGTATTTTAGCCAGCTGAAAAGATATCTAAACCACAAAGGTTATTTTATACTGGCGACCTTTTCCAAATCCAATAAAAACAAGTGTACTGGACTCAAGGTACGGACCTGGGATGAAAATGAGGTTTTGGAAAGGCTTGGAAAAAGCTTCTCACTGATAGAAGCTCATGATTATATGTATACAATGCCCTCAAAAGATTTGCGAGAATTCAGATATATGATGTTTAGGAGAGAAGAGTAG
- the recQ gene encoding DNA helicase RecQ, translated as MIKINDILKKYFGYSAFREGQEEIIKNILNNKDTLGVMPTGGGKSICYQIPALIFDGITLVISPLISLMQDQVTALNALGIESVYINSSLSQKESNEIFKNISLDQYKIVYVAPERLENEYFLEQIKTKNISQIAVDEAHCISQWGHDFRKSYLGIPRFLKKLQSKPVISAFTATATPKVRDDIVGNLKFDPDIFLNGFDRKNLKFTTVKGVNSLAYIKKYLKEHKDERGIIYASTRKEVDSIYNELLSRGYKVGKYHAGLKDSEREKYQNNFVEDELDIMVATNAFGMGIDKSNVRFVIHNNLPKDIESYYQEAGRAGRDGLDANCILIFNPKDILTQRFFIENNQFDNSREIMDIKYEKLNAMVNYCHTSQCIRSYILEYFGDEKIENCNNCSNCLDTGETEDITIEAQKIISCIGRTGERFGVNIIVGILAGSKNQNILKWNLNKISTYSLMKDYKQKEIRAIIDLLIGDGYIEVLKGEFPTLKLTKKAYSFIKNRETFVRKVAKVDKKISYEGDQYFEDLKKLRYEIAKEEGKPPYTVFSDKTLHEMAKYLPLNREEMLEIHGVGEVKFDRYGTKFIGVIEKIKSSLPSGKPE; from the coding sequence ATGATTAAAATTAATGATATTTTGAAAAAATATTTTGGTTACAGTGCCTTTAGAGAAGGGCAGGAAGAGATAATAAAAAATATTTTGAATAATAAAGATACCCTAGGGGTAATGCCCACAGGAGGAGGTAAATCCATATGCTATCAAATACCTGCACTTATATTTGACGGTATAACCTTAGTTATATCTCCCCTTATCTCCCTTATGCAGGATCAGGTGACTGCCTTGAATGCCCTTGGAATAGAGTCGGTTTATATAAATAGTTCCCTCTCTCAGAAAGAATCAAATGAGATATTTAAAAATATAAGTCTAGACCAGTATAAGATTGTATATGTGGCACCAGAAAGATTGGAAAATGAATATTTTTTGGAACAGATAAAGACCAAGAATATATCACAGATTGCAGTAGACGAAGCTCACTGTATATCGCAGTGGGGGCATGATTTTAGGAAAAGTTATCTGGGAATACCTAGATTTTTGAAAAAACTTCAGTCTAAACCTGTTATATCGGCTTTTACAGCTACAGCCACTCCTAAGGTAAGAGATGATATAGTTGGGAATCTGAAATTTGACCCAGATATATTTTTAAATGGCTTTGATAGAAAAAACCTTAAATTTACTACGGTAAAGGGAGTAAACAGTCTGGCGTATATAAAAAAGTATCTGAAAGAGCATAAGGATGAGAGAGGAATAATCTATGCATCTACCCGTAAAGAGGTTGACTCTATTTACAATGAACTCCTGAGCAGGGGATACAAGGTAGGTAAATACCACGCAGGTCTTAAGGATTCTGAAAGAGAAAAATATCAAAACAACTTTGTAGAGGATGAGCTTGATATAATGGTTGCTACCAATGCCTTTGGAATGGGAATAGATAAGTCTAATGTGAGGTTTGTGATACATAACAACCTTCCAAAAGATATAGAAAGTTATTATCAAGAAGCAGGAAGAGCAGGAAGGGATGGCCTCGATGCTAACTGCATTCTGATATTTAACCCCAAAGATATTCTGACTCAGAGATTTTTTATAGAAAATAATCAATTTGATAATTCTAGGGAGATCATGGATATAAAATATGAGAAGCTAAATGCCATGGTGAATTACTGCCATACTTCTCAGTGTATAAGATCTTATATACTAGAATATTTTGGCGATGAGAAAATCGAAAACTGTAATAACTGCAGCAACTGTCTAGATACAGGTGAAACAGAGGATATAACCATAGAAGCACAAAAGATAATCTCATGCATAGGAAGAACCGGTGAGAGATTCGGGGTCAATATTATAGTGGGGATATTGGCAGGATCTAAAAATCAAAATATACTAAAGTGGAATTTAAACAAGATAAGTACCTACTCACTTATGAAGGATTATAAACAAAAGGAGATAAGGGCCATTATAGATCTGCTTATTGGTGATGGATATATAGAGGTTCTAAAGGGTGAATTTCCAACTTTGAAGCTGACTAAAAAAGCTTATTCATTTATAAAGAACAGGGAAACTTTTGTAAGGAAGGTAGCAAAGGTAGATAAAAAAATAAGTTATGAGGGAGATCAGTATTTTGAAGACCTCAAGAAACTGAGATATGAAATAGCAAAAGAGGAAGGGAAGCCCCCCTATACTGTTTTTTCTGACAAGACCCTTCACGAGATGGCCAAGTACCTTCCTCTGAACCGAGAGGAGATGCTTGAGATACATGGGGTTGGAGAGGTGAAATTCGATAGATATGGGACGAAGTTTATAGGGGTAATAGAAAAAATCAAATCCTCGTTGCCCTCTGGAAAACCAGAATAA